ATCGAGGCGGCGATGGCCGACTTCCCCGACCTGGTCACGTTCGCGGTCGACCCCGAGCCCGATCGCGGACCGCTTGCCGGTATCGCAGTCGGGCTCGAGGCCGCCAACCGGGAGTACGGCGCGGTCGTCGCCTGCGACATGCCGTTCGTCGATCCCGCCCTGATCGAGCAGCTGGCCGACCGCGCACGGGACCACGACGGGGCGCTCGTCAAGCTCGAGGACGGCTGGTACCAGACGACCCAGGCGGTCTACCGCGCCGAACCGATGGCCCGGGCCTGCGCCGACGTCCTCGAGCGCGAGGACGGACGGATCCTCGCCGCCCTCGAGGAGCTCGACACCGTCGTCGTCGGCGAGGACGAACTCGCGGACGTCGCCGAGGAGACGTTCGAGAGCATCGACACGAAGGCAGCACTCCGGGAGGCTGCCGAGCGGTTCGAGGCGCGGAGCCGGAGCTGACGATCGCCGACCGAACCCGTTAGCCGGGTTTCCGATCGCCAGCAACCCTTGAGGAGAAGGCGTGACTTATGTCCCCCCGAGACAAGATCCGACCATGAGCAGCGATGACCGGTTCGAACATGGGAAAGACGAGCGCCTTCAGAGCCGCGAGGTCACGGAGGGCGCCGAGAAGGCACCACATCGCGCGATGTTTCGCGCGATGGGGTTCGACGACGAGGACCTCGGCTCGCCGCTGATCGGCGTCCCCAACCCAGCGGCCGACATCACACCCTGTAACGTCCACCTCGACGACGTCGCCGACGCGGCGCTCGAGGGCGCCGACGCGGCCGGCGGAATGCCCATCGAGTTCGGGACGATCACGATCTCGGACGCGATCTCGATGGGGACCGAGGGGATGAAGGCGTCGCTGATCTCCCGGGAGCTGATCGCCGA
This genomic window from Natronococcus occultus SP4 contains:
- the mobA gene encoding molybdenum cofactor guanylyltransferase; translation: MSSQRSLSGVVLAGGYSTRFGEDDKAVAELAGTPMIRRVADRLATVCDELVINCREDQREAIEAAMADFPDLVTFAVDPEPDRGPLAGIAVGLEAANREYGAVVACDMPFVDPALIEQLADRARDHDGALVKLEDGWYQTTQAVYRAEPMARACADVLEREDGRILAALEELDTVVVGEDELADVAEETFESIDTKAALREAAERFEARSRS